In bacterium, a single window of DNA contains:
- the rplB gene encoding 50S ribosomal protein L2 — protein MAMRKYKPTNPASRFATVSTFDEVTTSKPNKKLTEGKPTKGGRNNKGRISVRFRGGGHKQRYRVVDFRRDKFGVPAKVASIEYDPNRSARIALLNYADGEKRYILWPHGVKPGTELMSGPDAPINPGNALPLSNIPVGTLVHNIEMKVGKGGQLARSAGASAQLMAREGAYALLRMPSGETRKIHIKCMATVGQVGNLDHENRKFGKAGRRRWLGRRPHNRGVVMNPVDHPMGGGEGRSSGGRHPCTPWGVPTKGYRTRRNKRTDPMIVRRRKKK, from the coding sequence ATGGCAATGAGAAAATACAAGCCGACCAACCCGGCCAGCCGGTTCGCGACGGTCTCGACCTTTGACGAGGTCACGACCTCCAAGCCGAACAAGAAGCTGACCGAGGGCAAGCCGACCAAGGGCGGCCGCAACAACAAGGGACGTATCTCGGTGCGCTTCCGAGGCGGCGGTCACAAACAGCGCTACCGAGTGGTGGATTTCCGCCGCGACAAGTTCGGGGTGCCCGCGAAAGTGGCGTCGATCGAGTACGACCCGAACCGTTCGGCCCGTATCGCACTGCTCAACTACGCCGATGGAGAAAAGCGATACATCCTGTGGCCCCATGGCGTGAAGCCCGGGACCGAGCTCATGTCGGGTCCCGACGCGCCGATCAATCCCGGCAACGCGCTGCCATTGAGCAACATCCCGGTCGGGACCCTGGTCCACAACATCGAGATGAAAGTCGGTAAGGGCGGCCAGCTCGCGAGAAGCGCCGGAGCCAGCGCCCAGCTCATGGCCCGGGAGGGCGCCTACGCTCTGCTCCGAATGCCTTCCGGCGAGACCAGAAAGATCCACATCAAGTGCATGGCTACGGTCGGTCAGGTCGGCAATCTCGACCACGAGAACCGCAAGTTCGGCAAGGCCGGTCGCAGGCGTTGGCTCGGGCGTCGCCCGCACAACCGTGGCGTCGTCATGAATCCCGTAGATCACCCGATGGGCGGCGGTGAGGGGCGCAGCTCCGGCGGCAGGCATCCCTGCACGCCCTGGGGAGTGCCCACCAAGGGCTACCGGACGCGGCGCAACAAGCGCACCGATCCGATGATCGTTCGTCGCCGGAAGAAGAAATAA
- the rpsJ gene encoding 30S ribosomal protein S10, with the protein MTNDKIRIRLKAFDYRILDASTTEIVDTARRTGARCVGPIPLPTHISRYTVNRGPHVDKKSREQFEIRTHKRLLDIFDPTSQTVDALMKLELPAGVDVEIKAFGK; encoded by the coding sequence ATGACAAACGACAAGATTCGAATCCGACTCAAGGCGTTCGACTACCGGATTCTGGATGCGTCCACAACGGAAATCGTCGACACCGCGAGGCGCACCGGCGCCCGCTGCGTCGGGCCGATTCCGCTGCCGACCCACATCTCGCGGTACACCGTCAACCGAGGTCCGCACGTGGACAAGAAGTCTCGCGAGCAGTTCGAGATTCGCACTCACAAGCGCCTCCTGGACATCTTTGATCCAACCAGCCAGACCGTGGATGCGCTGATGAAGCTCGAGCTGCCGGCTGGAGTTGACGTCGAAATCAAGGCTTTCGGGAAGTGA
- the rpsC gene encoding 30S ribosomal protein S3, giving the protein MGQKTHPYGFRLVYNKPWHSRWFADKGYSKLLHEDLDLRSKLKRRLGHAGVSEIDIERAADKLRVTIYTSRPGIIIGRKGAEVDKLRDDLMKLMGRPVHINIQEISRPELEAQLVAENLANQLLRRIAFRRAMKKTMEAAFRFGAKGFKVMVSGRLGGAEIARTEWYQDGRLPLHTLKADIDYGFAEAHTNYGVVGCKVWIYKGDLLREKGRRAAV; this is encoded by the coding sequence GTGGGTCAAAAGACACATCCCTACGGGTTCCGACTCGTCTACAACAAGCCCTGGCACTCGCGCTGGTTCGCGGACAAGGGCTATTCGAAACTCTTGCACGAGGATCTGGATCTTCGCTCCAAGCTCAAGCGGCGTCTCGGCCATGCCGGGGTCAGCGAGATCGACATCGAGCGCGCGGCCGACAAGCTGAGGGTGACGATCTACACCTCGCGTCCCGGCATCATTATCGGTCGCAAGGGAGCCGAGGTAGACAAGCTGCGCGACGACCTGATGAAGCTGATGGGCCGGCCGGTCCACATCAACATCCAGGAGATTTCGCGGCCGGAGCTCGAGGCGCAGTTGGTGGCGGAGAATCTGGCGAACCAACTGTTGCGCCGGATCGCCTTTCGGCGAGCGATGAAGAAGACCATGGAAGCCGCGTTCCGGTTCGGAGCGAAAGGTTTCAAGGTCATGGTGTCGGGGCGCCTGGGCGGCGCCGAGATCGCCCGGACCGAGTGGTATCAGGACGGCCGGTTGCCGCTTCACACCCTGAAGGCCGACATCGACTACGGCTTCGCAGAGGCCCACACCAACTACGGCGTGGTCGGCTGCAAGGTGTGGATCTACAAGGGTGATTTGCTCAGAGAGAAAGGCCGCCGCGCGGCGGTGTAA
- a CDS encoding 50S ribosomal protein L23: MRVQDVIRRPLITEKSTRLKDDKSIVAFEVDRRANKIEIKKAVEAQFKVKVAEVRVANMHGKVRRQGRFVGRQPDWKKAYVRLAEGEKSIEFFEGV, from the coding sequence ATGAGGGTCCAGGACGTCATTCGCCGGCCGCTGATTACCGAGAAGTCGACTCGTCTGAAGGACGACAAGAGCATCGTCGCGTTCGAGGTAGACCGCCGGGCCAACAAGATCGAGATCAAGAAGGCGGTGGAGGCCCAGTTCAAAGTCAAGGTCGCCGAGGTGAGAGTCGCCAACATGCACGGCAAGGTGCGCCGGCAGGGTCGCTTCGTAGGGCGTCAGCCGGACTGGAAAAAGGCCTACGTGAGGCTGGCCGAGGGCGAGAAATCGATCGAGTTCTTCGAGGGCGTTTAA
- the rplC gene encoding 50S ribosomal protein L3: MMEGLLGRKLGMTQIYATDGRVVPVTVVQAGPCLVVQRRTSENDGYEAVQLGLVDEKAPRSVPKPMQGHFGKAGVAAMRKLEEFRIEGEEEYKAGDQVKASIFTEEDYVDVIGTAKGKGFQGVMKRHGFGGGGATHGSMFHRAPGSIGQASDPSRVFPGIKLPGRMGGKPVTVKNLRVEKVDEEKNLIYLRGSVPGPRNGYISIRRAKKG, encoded by the coding sequence ATGATGGAAGGCTTACTGGGCAGAAAGCTCGGCATGACACAGATCTACGCGACCGACGGCCGGGTGGTTCCGGTGACGGTCGTGCAGGCGGGCCCGTGTCTCGTAGTACAGCGACGAACGTCCGAGAACGATGGCTACGAGGCCGTTCAGCTCGGCCTGGTCGACGAGAAAGCTCCGCGCTCGGTGCCGAAGCCGATGCAGGGCCATTTCGGCAAAGCCGGCGTCGCGGCCATGCGCAAACTCGAGGAGTTTCGCATCGAAGGCGAGGAAGAGTACAAGGCGGGCGATCAGGTGAAGGCGTCGATCTTCACCGAAGAGGACTACGTCGACGTTATCGGCACCGCCAAGGGTAAGGGCTTTCAGGGCGTCATGAAGCGCCACGGCTTCGGCGGCGGTGGCGCCACTCACGGCTCGATGTTTCATCGGGCTCCGGGCTCGATCGGCCAGGCCTCGGATCCGTCTCGTGTCTTTCCCGGCATCAAGCTGCCGGGACGGATGGGCGGCAAGCCGGTGACGGTCAAGAACCTGAGGGTGGAGAAGGTGGACGAGGAGAAGAACCTCATTTATCTGCGTGGGTCCGTGCCCGGCCCCCGTAACGGCTACATCTCGATTCGCCGGGCGAAGAAGGGCTGA
- the rplD gene encoding 50S ribosomal protein L4, which translates to MKIEVKSLANKKTRKVDVPDEVFAYPYKEHLIHTAVRANRAADRSGTAKTKERSEVKASNRKPWRQKGTGRARAGRASSPIWRGGGTVFGPRPRSFELKLSIREKKNALKSALSEKLRSEGIIVLDSLDLETHKTAELAKQLKTLGVEGKALLVDDYFNTNLGLAARNNPRLKAVDAMHLTVYDVVDKETIVVSQKALDRLVEVLSR; encoded by the coding sequence ATGAAGATCGAAGTCAAGAGCCTGGCCAACAAGAAGACCCGGAAGGTCGACGTGCCCGACGAGGTTTTTGCCTACCCGTACAAGGAGCACCTGATCCACACCGCGGTGAGGGCCAATCGGGCGGCCGATCGCTCGGGGACGGCGAAGACCAAGGAGCGCAGCGAGGTCAAGGCATCGAATCGGAAACCCTGGCGCCAGAAGGGCACCGGGCGGGCCCGAGCGGGACGAGCTTCGTCACCGATCTGGAGAGGTGGCGGCACTGTATTTGGCCCGCGGCCGCGGAGCTTCGAGCTCAAACTGTCGATTCGCGAGAAGAAGAACGCGCTCAAGAGCGCGCTTTCGGAGAAGCTGCGCTCGGAGGGCATCATCGTTCTCGACAGCCTGGATCTCGAGACCCACAAGACTGCCGAGCTGGCCAAGCAGCTGAAGACTCTCGGCGTCGAGGGCAAGGCGCTTCTGGTCGACGACTACTTCAACACGAACTTGGGCTTGGCGGCGCGCAACAACCCGCGGCTCAAGGCGGTCGACGCGATGCACCTCACGGTCTACGACGTCGTCGACAAGGAGACGATAGTGGTCAGTCAGAAGGCGCTCGATCGACTGGTGGAGGTGCTTTCGCGATGA
- the rpsS gene encoding 30S ribosomal protein S19, which translates to MSRSLKKGFFIDDHLRKKVDSAVEGGDRRVLKTWSRRSTIIPDMVGLTIAVHNGMKFIPVYVTENMVGHKLGEFASTRTFRGHSGRQEKMGRPR; encoded by the coding sequence ATGTCGCGTTCGCTCAAGAAGGGTTTTTTCATCGACGACCACCTCAGGAAGAAGGTGGACAGCGCGGTCGAAGGTGGTGACCGTCGAGTTCTCAAGACGTGGTCCCGCCGTTCGACGATCATTCCGGACATGGTGGGATTGACCATCGCCGTGCACAACGGCATGAAGTTCATTCCGGTGTATGTGACCGAGAACATGGTGGGGCACAAGCTCGGCGAGTTCGCGTCGACGCGGACCTTCCGTGGTCACTCGGGCCGGCAGGAAAAAATGGGCCGGCCGCGATAA
- the rplV gene encoding 50S ribosomal protein L22, whose translation MEVKARLRYLRASPQKVRLVADQIRGKGVQEATDLLALSKKSAARDVGKLLKSAVANAENREEGVDVDRLFVKEIFVDGGPVFKRIRPQPMGRAFQILKRQSHVTIKLDTRKGDQVEGK comes from the coding sequence ATGGAAGTAAAAGCTCGACTTCGGTACCTCAGGGCCTCGCCCCAGAAGGTTCGCCTGGTCGCGGATCAGATTCGCGGCAAGGGAGTCCAGGAGGCGACGGATCTGCTGGCGCTGAGCAAGAAATCGGCTGCTCGCGACGTGGGCAAGCTTCTCAAGTCGGCGGTGGCCAACGCCGAGAATCGGGAAGAGGGCGTCGACGTCGATCGTCTGTTCGTCAAAGAGATCTTTGTCGACGGCGGTCCCGTGTTCAAGCGCATTCGACCCCAACCGATGGGCCGGGCCTTCCAGATTCTGAAGCGCCAGAGTCACGTCACCATCAAGCTCGATACCCGTAAGGGCGATCAGGTCGAAGGGAAATAG